In Mixophyes fleayi isolate aMixFle1 chromosome 4, aMixFle1.hap1, whole genome shotgun sequence, the following proteins share a genomic window:
- the LOC142150471 gene encoding olfactory receptor 1468-like — translation MHETNVTIITMIHLLGFQIPESITYYLFFLLFIIYCMTICGNLLIITLVSYSKNLHSPMYIFLTQLAVSDILLATDILPNMLHSILVKGNRMSFTDCITQFYFFSVAETSECLLLTVMCFDRYLAICKPLHYSSIMNTQICLKMVIVSWILSSSILLIHTLTITTLQFCGPNIIDHFFCDLAPLLELSCSDTTLVQLEVTVLGSLISVIPILMIIISYVYIIVTILQIPSVTGRTKAFNTCSSHLSVVSMYYGSLVSVYLVPTRRQSWNISKVLSLLYTVVTPLMNPIIYSLRNKDLKKAVEQMINDFYKIHLNLF, via the coding sequence ATGCATGAAACAAATGTGACCATCATCACCATGATCCATCTTCTGGGATTTCAGATTCCTGAAAGTATAACatattatctcttctttcttctctttattatttactgtatgACAATATGTGGGAACCTTTTGATCATCACTCTGGTGTCCTACAGCAAGAACCTCCACTCTCCCATGTACATCTTCCTCACACAACTCGCTGTATCAGACATCTTACTAGCAACAGATATTCTTCCTAATATGCTTCATTCTATTTTGGTTAAAGGCAATAGAATGTCATTTACTGACTGCATCACTCAGTTTTATTTCTTCAGTGTCGCAGAAACCTCAGAGTGTCTTCTTCTGACTGTGATGTGTTTTGACAGATATTTGGCCATCTGTAAACCACTGCACTACTCTTCTATAATGAATACTCAAATTTGCCTAAAAATGGTTATTGTTTCTTGGATATTGAGTTCTTCAATACTGTTAATCCACACTCTAACTATAACCACTTTGCAGTTTTGTGGACCAAATATCATTGACCACTTTTTCTGTGATCTTGCTCCACTACTAGAGCTTTCTTGCTCAGATACCACCTTAGTTCAGTTAGAAGTTACCGTGTTGGGTTCTCTGATCAGTGTTATCCCCATCCTGATGATCATCATATCATATGTTTATATTATAGTTACCATTCTACAGATCCCATCTGTTACTGGAAGAACAAAAGCTTTCAACACCTGCAGTTCCCACCTATCTGTGGTTTCTATGTATTATGGAAGTCTAGTTTCTGTTTATTTGGTTCCAACCAGACGACAGTCATGGAATATTAGCAAAGTTCTATCTCTGTTGTACACTGTGGTCACCCCATTGATGAATCCAATTATATATAGTCTGAGAAATAAAGATTTAAAGAAAGCAGTTGAACAAATGATCAATGACTTTTATAAAAtccatttaaatttattttaa